The genomic DNA TTCACCTCTTCACGGACCTGACCCCATGTGATCAGGCCAAAGACGACCGTGCCGCCAAAGACGTTGCCAAGGAACACCGGAATAAAGAAGCCGAAGATCGCGGCCATCAGTCCCAGTTCGCCGGTCATCAGCAGGAACGCCATTTCCACCGATCCGGCAATGATGTGGGTAAAGCCGCCAGCGGCGATCAGCCACGTCATCAGGATGATGATGAAGAAGTTTTCCTGCTCGCCCGCGGCCAGCATCCAGACCAGCGCCGCGATCAGCAGACCGGCGGGCACCGCCTTGGCAAAGCCGATCCACGCGCCGTGTTCGGTCGCGTGTTTACTGATCTCGGTGATGCTGGCCAGAATATCGGGTTCGAACGTCGGCATGAAGGCGATGAAGGCCGCCGCGATGAAGCAGCCGATCACGTTGGCGCCCAGCACGATCCCCCACAGACGTCCGACGCACCACAGATTGTAAAGGCTGGGTCGCGCGAACAGCGGCAGCACGGTCGTCAGCGTGTTCTCGGTGAACAGCTGCATCCGGCCGACGATGACGATCAGGAAACCGAAGGTATAGCCAAGGCTTTCCAGCAGTGGCAGCCACGTGCTGTCGGGCAGATAGGTCTTGAACAGCGCCTCGCCGATGACGGAAAAGCTGATGCAGACACCGGCCGCGATACCTGACCAGAACAGAGAGGTCTGCGGGCGGCGCAGTTCCTCGTCGCCTTCGCGGCGGACGACCTGATAGACCAGCTTGGCGGACAGATGCGACGCCTCGCGGACGGCCTCTTCCTCGTCCGGCTCGTTGCTTTCCTTTTCCCGGCGTTCCGATTCTTTCTGCTGTCGGCGGGATTCGTTTTCCTCGACGGCACGTCTTATTTCCGGTTCGATGTTCTCTGACATGGCGGTCCTCGTGATGATCGCTTTAAAGTGGCGCGACCCGTTGCCGCGTCAAGCCTATTGCATTGCAGCAATGATGGCACCGGCCAGCTGCCGGTTGCGATCATCAGTCGTGATTTGGGGAAAATGCCGTGATGTGGTATGGCTGACGGATGGAGGAACCCATCATGTCCAGACATATCCTAGATGCAAGCCACGAAACCGACAGCAACACACGGCTCCGTCGGTTTGTGCAGATCGCCCACGGCAACCTGCGTCACCGGGCGATCGAACAGCTTTTGCGGCGGCCACGCGCCCGCTTTGACGACAGCGGACGCGTTGCAGGTCTGTTGCGGCCGCAGCGCGGCCAGACCGCCTGATCAGGCGCGGACCAGCTTTTCGTAATCGGACGCGATATCCAGCGTCAGTTGACCGACTTCGAAGTTATAGTCGCCGATCTGGCCCACGGGCGTCACTTCGGCGGCGGTGCCGGTCAGCCAGCACTGCTGAAAGCCTTCCAGCTCTTCCGGCATGATGTGCCGCTCGTGGACGGTAACGCCCTTTTCGCGCAGCATTCCGACGACGGTCTGACGGGTCAGCCCGTTCAGAAAGCAGTCGGGCTTGGGCGTGTGCACTTCGCCGTCCTTGACGAAGAAGATATTGGCGCCCGTCGCCTCGGCCACGTAGCCGCGATAGTCGAACATCATGGCGTCGGAACAGCCCTTCGCCTCTGCGGCGTGCTTGGACATGGTGCAGATCATGTAAAGACCGGCGGCCTTCGCCTGATGCGGGATCGTCTCGGGCGAGGGGCGCTTCCACTTGGCGATGTCCAGCTTGGCACCCTTGGTCTTGGCCTCGCCATAGTAGTTGCCCCAGGACCAGACGGCGATTGCCGTGCGGACCGGGTTACGGGCAGAGGCGACACCCATGTCAGGCCCCGCACCGCGCCAGGCGAAGGCGCGGACATAGGCGTCCGTCAACCCGTTGGCTTTCAACGTCTCGGCTTTGGCCGCGATCAGGTCTTCGACCGAATAGGGGATCTCGAAATCGAGGCAGTTGGCCGAGAAGTGCAGCCGTTCTGCATGTTCGCGGTCCTTGAAGATTTTGCCGTTGTAGCAGCGCTCGCCCTCGAACACGGACGAGGCGTAGTGCAGGGCGTGGGTCAGGACATGGATCTTGGCATCGCGCCACTCGACCAATTGGCCGTCCATCCAGATTTTACCGTCGCGGTCGTCGTAGGCGCCTTCCATGGCGAAACCCCTTCACATTTCCATTTGTATCGTGACTAAGTCCGTTTCGGACATAAAGTTGCGCGATTTGTGCCGTCTCGCTACCAGTTGACTCTAGTCATGTCAACATCGCTGACGTATTGTGCCCACGAACCGAGGGGGACGAGGCCCATGAACCAGCCACAACAAGGCCCCTCGGGGCAGGCGCTGCTGTTTCTGACCGACGAGCAGCTGCGCAAGGGCATCGAGGCGATGTTCTTTGCCTACCGCGGCTTCACCGCCGATCCCGACCGGATTCTGGAGGATATGGCCTACGGTCGCGCACACCACCGCGCGATCCATTTCATCCACCGCAGCCCCGGCACCACGGTCAACAACCTGCTGGGAATCCTCGGTGTGACAAAGCAGTCGCTGAACCGTGTGTTGCGCACGCTGATCGCTGACGGTCTTGTATCCAGTACCGTGGGTCACCGCGACAAGCGCGAGCGTCATCTGCATCTGACCGAAAAGGGCGCCGCGTTAGAGCGTAGCCTGTCGGATTCCCAGCGCGAGCGCATGCGCAGTGCCTACCGCGCGGCGGGACCCGTGGCCGTCGCAGGGTTCAGACAGGTGCTGGAGGCGATGATGGACGACGAGATGCGGCATCACTACAAGGCCATGGTGGACAAACCCGATGGCCGCTGACGACGCGCACCTGCTGGTTGTCGATGACGACGAGCGCATCCGCACGCTTTTGCGCAAGTTTTTGATGCGGTCCGGCTTTCTGGTGACGACGGCCCGCGACGCGGCACACGCGCGGCGCATTCTGGCAGGGCTGGAATTCGATCTGGTCGTGCTGGACGTGATGATGCCGGGCGAGGACGGGATCAGCTTCTGCCGCGCCCTGCGGCACCAGTCCGGCACGCCCGTTCTGCTGCTGACCGCCCGCGGCGAGACCGAAGACCGGATTGCCGGCCTCGAGGCTGGGGCCGATGATTACCTCGCCAAGCCGTTCGAGCCGAAGGAACTGCTGTTGCGGATCAACGCGATCCTGCGTCGCGCCCCGCAGGCCGAGGCGAAGCCGATCCCGCAGACCGTGCTGCACCTTGGTCCTGTCCGCTACGACATCACCAAGGGAGAGATGCGGCAGGACGAGGCGCTGGTGCGGCTGACCGCGACGGAAAGCCAGTTGATGCGCATCTTTTCCGCCCGCCCCCACGAACCCGTCAGCCGGCTGGAGCTGGTCGAGGAACTCAGCCGGTCCGGCGGGCAGACGCAAGAGCGTGCGGTCGATGTCCAGATCACACGCCTGCGCCGCAAGATCGAAGCGGACCCCAAGCAGCCGCGCTATCTGCAGACGGTGCGCGGGTCGGGTTACATGCTGGCGCCTGACGAGGCGTGACCAGCAAGGCCGAGTGTGGCGCCCCGTGCCAAGGTCGGAGCCTCCGGCGGGAGCTTACTTTGCCAAATGAAGGTGCTTGTCCTTTCGATCGGGTTTCGATTTTGTGGGCGACATGAAAACCGCATTGATTTCTCATCCCGATTGTTTGGATCACGTCACGCCACCGGGGCATCCGGAACAGGTGGCGCGCATGGACGCCGTGCTGGGTGCGTTGCAGGACATGGATCTGCTGCGCGTGCAGGCACCCCATGCGGCCGAGGATGACGTGTTGCGCGTGCATCCGAAGTCGCACCTTGACGCGATCCGCAGGGCCGCGCCGGACAGCGGGTTCGTGTCGCTGGACGCCGATACGCATATGTCGCCGGGCACGCTGTCGGCGGTCTGGCGGGGGGCCGGCGGTGCTGTGCGCGCCGTCGATCTGGTGCTGGGCGGCGACGCGGCCAATGCCTTTGTCGCCATGCGCCCGCCCGGCCATCATGCGGAACGGACCACGGCGATGGGGTTCTGCTTTTTCGGCAATGTCGCCATTGCGGCGAAGCATGCGCTGGATCACCACGGTCTGGCCCGCGTCGCCATCGTCGATTTCGACGTGCACCACGGGAACGGCACGCAGGATCTGGTCGAGGACGATCCCCGTATCCTGTTCTGCTCGACCCACCAGAGCCCGCTTTACCCGGGGACCGGGGCGGCGGATGAAACGGGTGTCGCCGACAATGTCATCAACGTCCCCTTGGACGAAGGCACCAACGGGCGTGGTTTCCGCGTCGCGATGGAGGGGCGGGTGCTGCCGCGCGTCGATGCCTTCAGGCCAGAGCTGATCCTGATTTCCGCAGGATTCGATGCCCACCGCGCCGATCCACTCGCCGGGCTAGCGCTGGTCGAGGCGGATTTTGCGTGGATCACCGAACAGCTTTGTGATCTGGCGGACAAACACTGCGGCGGGCGGGTGGTGTCGTGCCTCGAGGGAGGCTATGACCTGACGGCGCTGGGGGCCTCGGCCGCCGCGCATGTGAACGTGTTGAGGGAGCGCAGCCATGGCAGAGACGCCGGTTGAAAGCATGACATTCGAGGACGCGATCCGCGAGCTGGAGCAAGTCGTGGGCAAGCTGGAACGCGGCGACGTGGCGCTGGACGACAGCATCGCGCTGTACGAGCGCGGTGCCGCGCTGAAGAAGCGCTGCGAGACGAAGCTGAGCGAGGCCGAAGAGAAGGTCGCCAAGATCACGACCGGTCCTGACGGTCAGGCTGCGGGCACGGCACCGCTCGACCCGTGATGTTCACCAATCAGCTGGCGCTGGATGCCACCACGGCGCAGCGGTTGATCGAGATCGCGCTGACGCCGGTCCCCGACCTGCCGTTGCGCGAGGCGATGCTTTACGCCGTGCGCGGTGGCAAGGGGCTGCGCGCGTTTCTGGTTCTGGAAGGCGCGCGTCTGCATGACGTCGGCGACCGGGCGGGCCACGCTGCCGCGGCGATCGAGGCGCTACACGCCTATTCGCTGGTCCACGACGATCTGCCCGCCATGGACGACGACGATCTGCGGCGCGGTCAACCGACGGTGCACCGCAAGTGGGACGAGGCGACGGCGATTCTTGTTGGCGATGCGCTGCAGTCGCTGGCGTTCGAACTGGTCTGCACGCCCGGCTCCGGTGTGACCGACAGTGCGCGGGCGACGCTCGCGCTGACGCTGGCGCAAGCGGCCGGTGCGCAGGGGATGGTGCTGGGACAGGCGCTGGATATCGCGGCCGAAAGCGGCCCGCCGCTGACGCTGGATCAAATTACCACGCTGCAGGCCGGGAAAACGGGTGCGTTGATCACATGGGCCTGCTGTGCGGGTCCCCGGATCGTGCAGGCGGACGAACTGCCGCTGAAAACCTATGGTGATGCGCTGGGGCTGGCGTTCCAGATTGCGGACGACATCCTGGACGTCACCGGGGATGCCACCGCCGTTGGAAAGGCGGTCGGTAAGGATGCGGCGGCCGGCAAGGCGACCTTCGTGTCGCTGCTGGGGCTGGAAGGCGCGCAGCGGCGGGCGGTCGATCTGGTGGACACGGCCTGTGACGCGCTAGATTGCTATGGACGCCACGCCGACACCTTGAAGGATGCCGCGCGTTTCGTGATCGCGCGCGACAAGTGAGGACCTGACATGACCGACCGCCCCAAGACGCCGCTGCTGGACCGCGTGCACCTGCCCGCCGACATGAAGGGCCTGTCGGATGTCCAGTTGCGACGCCTTGCGGACGAGTTGCGGGCCGAGACGATTGCGACTGTCGCCAGCACTGGCGGTCATCTGGGGGCCGGTCTGGGGGTCGTCGAAATCACCGTGGCGCTGCACGCCGTGTTCGACGCGCCGCGCGACAAGATCATCTGGGACGTCAGCCACCAATCCTATCCGCACAAGATCCTGACGGGACGCCGCGACAGTATCCGCACCCTGCGGATGAAGGACGGGTTGTCGGGTTTCACCAAGCGCAGCGAAAGCGCCTATGATCCCTTCGGTGCCGCACATTCAAGCACCTCGATCTCCGCAGCCCTCGGGTTTGCCACGGCCCGCGATCTGGGCGGCGATCCGGGCGACGCGATTGCCGTGATCGGCGACGGCGCATTGTCGGCCGGCATGGCTTACGAGGCGATGAACAATGCCGGCCACCTGAAAAAGCGGTTGATCGTGATCCTGAACGACAACGAGATGTCGATTGCCCCCCCCGTGGGTGCGATGTCATCCTATCTGTCGCGTCTCTATGCCGAGGGTCCGTTTCAGGATCTGAAGGCGGCGGCCAAGGGTGCCGTGTCGTTCCTGCCGCCGCCCTTCCGCGAGGGCGCGAAGCGCGCCAAGGATATCCTCAAGCACATGACCGTCGGCGGCACCCTGTTCGAAGAGCTGGGCTTTTCCTATGTCGGTCCCATCGACGGACACGACATGGATCAGTTGCTGGCGGTGCTTCGCACGGTCAAGGAACGGGCGACCGGCCCGATCCTGATCCACGCCATCACGAAAAAGGGCAAGGGCTTTGCCCCCGCCGAAGGGGCCGCCGACCGGGGCCACGCCCGCGGCAAATTCGACGTCCTGACCGGAGAGCAGCAGAAAGCGAAAAGTAACGCGCCGTCCTATACCAACGTCTTTGCCGATACTTTGATCAATTTGGCATCGAAAGACGACAAGATCGTTGCGGTCACGGCCGCGATGCCCGACGGCACTGGCCTTGATAAGTTCATGGCACGCTACGCCAGCCGCTGCTTTGACGTCGGGATCGCCGAACAGCATGCGGTGACGTTCTGCGCGGGCCTCGCCGCGGGCGGGATGAAACCGTTCTGCGCGCTTTATTCCACTTTTCTGCAGCGCGGTTATGATCAGGTCGTCCACGACGTCGCGATCCAACGCCTGCCGGTCCGCTTCGCGATCGACCGTGCGGGTCTGGTCGGCGCGGACGGTGCCACGCACGCCGGGTCCTTCGACGTCGCCTTTCTGGCGAACCTGCCCGGCATGGTCGTCATGGCCGCGGCGGACGAGGCGGAACTGGTCCGCATGGTCGTCACCGCCGCCGCCCACGACAGCGGCCCCATCGCGTTTCGCTTTCCCCGCGGCGAAGGTGTGGGGGTCGAGATTCCCGTCGATGCGCAGCCACTCGAAATCGGCAAAGGTCGCATGATTCGCGAGGGCAAGCGGGTCGCCATCTTGTCCTTCGGCACCCGCCTGCAAGAGGTCGAGCAGGCCGCCGAGGCGCTGGGCGCGCGGGGCATCACACCGACCATCGCCGACGCCCGTTTCGCCAAGCCGCTGGATCGCGACCTGATCCTGCAGCTGGCCGCCGACCACGAGGCGCTGATCACCATCGAGGAAGGCGCCGTCGGCGGCTTTGGCAGTCACGTGGCGCAGTTGCTGTCTGACGCAGGCGTCTTCGACAGCGGCCTGAAATTCCGCTCGATGGTCTTGCCAGACACCTTCATCGACCAGTCCAGCCCGGCGGACATGTATGCGACGGCGGGTCTGAACGCCTCTGATATCGAGGCGAAGGTGCTGGCCGTGTTGGGCGTCGGCGTGATCGGCAAGCGCGCCTAGGATTCCGAATTGCGCGCGCCGGTCGGGGGTGCGCGGTCTTCCAGACGGCGCTCGATGGCGATCAGCCGGGCCATCACCTCGTCACGGTAGGTTTCCGTGGCGGCATTGCCTTCTTCGGCATGGGCGTCCTGCATGGCGTTCACGATCAGACCGACGAGAAGGTTCACCACTGCGAAGGTCGTGATCAGGATGAACGGGATAAAGAAGGCCCAGGCGTAGGGGAATTGCTCCATCACCGGGCGCACGATGCCCATCGACCAGCTTTCCAGCGTCATGATCTGGAACAGCGAATAGGCCGAATGGGCCAGCGTGCCGAACCACTCCGGAAACGCCGCGCCGAACAGCTGTGTCGCCATGACGGATGCAATGTAGAAGATGATGCCCATCAGCAGAAAGACCGACGCCATACCGGGCAGGGCGCTGACGAAGCCTTCGACGACACGGCGCAGGGCCGGCGCCGCCGAGATGACCCGCAGCGCCCGCAGGACTCGTAGGGCGCGCAACACCGATAGACCCTTGCCAGCAGGCACCAGAGCGATGCCGACCACCAGAAAGTCGAAGACGTTCCAGCCGTTGCGAAAGAACGCGCCGCGCTGAACGTAAAGCTTGGCCGCGATCTCGACCACGAAGACGGCAAGGCAGGCGGTGTCCAGCGCAATGATCAAAGGCCCCGCCGCGGCCATGATGGCATCCGACGTTTCCAACCCCAGCAGGATGGCGTTCAACACGATGATCGCGACGATGCTGCGGGTCACGGCGGGGCGGTCCAGCAGGTGGGCAAGGGTGGTGCGCAGGGTCATGGCGGCCTTATCAGAAAAGTCTTTGGTGACAGGTTGGGTCGCTGCCGTTTCCGCGCAAGGGGGATGATCTGCCGCTGCATCGCGACGCGCGGGCCGGG from Loktanella sp. M215 includes the following:
- a CDS encoding formate/nitrite transporter family protein, producing the protein MSENIEPEIRRAVEENESRRQQKESERREKESNEPDEEEAVREASHLSAKLVYQVVRREGDEELRRPQTSLFWSGIAAGVCISFSVIGEALFKTYLPDSTWLPLLESLGYTFGFLIVIVGRMQLFTENTLTTVLPLFARPSLYNLWCVGRLWGIVLGANVIGCFIAAAFIAFMPTFEPDILASITEISKHATEHGAWIGFAKAVPAGLLIAALVWMLAAGEQENFFIIILMTWLIAAGGFTHIIAGSVEMAFLLMTGELGLMAAIFGFFIPVFLGNVFGGTVVFGLITWGQVREEVKDASDKHAATTKSD
- a CDS encoding branched-chain amino acid aminotransferase encodes the protein MEGAYDDRDGKIWMDGQLVEWRDAKIHVLTHALHYASSVFEGERCYNGKIFKDREHAERLHFSANCLDFEIPYSVEDLIAAKAETLKANGLTDAYVRAFAWRGAGPDMGVASARNPVRTAIAVWSWGNYYGEAKTKGAKLDIAKWKRPSPETIPHQAKAAGLYMICTMSKHAAEAKGCSDAMMFDYRGYVAEATGANIFFVKDGEVHTPKPDCFLNGLTRQTVVGMLREKGVTVHERHIMPEELEGFQQCWLTGTAAEVTPVGQIGDYNFEVGQLTLDIASDYEKLVRA
- a CDS encoding MarR family winged helix-turn-helix transcriptional regulator, translating into MNQPQQGPSGQALLFLTDEQLRKGIEAMFFAYRGFTADPDRILEDMAYGRAHHRAIHFIHRSPGTTVNNLLGILGVTKQSLNRVLRTLIADGLVSSTVGHRDKRERHLHLTEKGAALERSLSDSQRERMRSAYRAAGPVAVAGFRQVLEAMMDDEMRHHYKAMVDKPDGR
- a CDS encoding response regulator, with the protein product MAADDAHLLVVDDDERIRTLLRKFLMRSGFLVTTARDAAHARRILAGLEFDLVVLDVMMPGEDGISFCRALRHQSGTPVLLLTARGETEDRIAGLEAGADDYLAKPFEPKELLLRINAILRRAPQAEAKPIPQTVLHLGPVRYDITKGEMRQDEALVRLTATESQLMRIFSARPHEPVSRLELVEELSRSGGQTQERAVDVQITRLRRKIEADPKQPRYLQTVRGSGYMLAPDEA
- a CDS encoding histone deacetylase family protein, coding for MKTALISHPDCLDHVTPPGHPEQVARMDAVLGALQDMDLLRVQAPHAAEDDVLRVHPKSHLDAIRRAAPDSGFVSLDADTHMSPGTLSAVWRGAGGAVRAVDLVLGGDAANAFVAMRPPGHHAERTTAMGFCFFGNVAIAAKHALDHHGLARVAIVDFDVHHGNGTQDLVEDDPRILFCSTHQSPLYPGTGAADETGVADNVINVPLDEGTNGRGFRVAMEGRVLPRVDAFRPELILISAGFDAHRADPLAGLALVEADFAWITEQLCDLADKHCGGRVVSCLEGGYDLTALGASAAAHVNVLRERSHGRDAG
- a CDS encoding exodeoxyribonuclease VII small subunit — its product is MAETPVESMTFEDAIRELEQVVGKLERGDVALDDSIALYERGAALKKRCETKLSEAEEKVAKITTGPDGQAAGTAPLDP
- a CDS encoding polyprenyl synthetase family protein; the protein is MFTNQLALDATTAQRLIEIALTPVPDLPLREAMLYAVRGGKGLRAFLVLEGARLHDVGDRAGHAAAAIEALHAYSLVHDDLPAMDDDDLRRGQPTVHRKWDEATAILVGDALQSLAFELVCTPGSGVTDSARATLALTLAQAAGAQGMVLGQALDIAAESGPPLTLDQITTLQAGKTGALITWACCAGPRIVQADELPLKTYGDALGLAFQIADDILDVTGDATAVGKAVGKDAAAGKATFVSLLGLEGAQRRAVDLVDTACDALDCYGRHADTLKDAARFVIARDK
- the dxs gene encoding 1-deoxy-D-xylulose-5-phosphate synthase; its protein translation is MTDRPKTPLLDRVHLPADMKGLSDVQLRRLADELRAETIATVASTGGHLGAGLGVVEITVALHAVFDAPRDKIIWDVSHQSYPHKILTGRRDSIRTLRMKDGLSGFTKRSESAYDPFGAAHSSTSISAALGFATARDLGGDPGDAIAVIGDGALSAGMAYEAMNNAGHLKKRLIVILNDNEMSIAPPVGAMSSYLSRLYAEGPFQDLKAAAKGAVSFLPPPFREGAKRAKDILKHMTVGGTLFEELGFSYVGPIDGHDMDQLLAVLRTVKERATGPILIHAITKKGKGFAPAEGAADRGHARGKFDVLTGEQQKAKSNAPSYTNVFADTLINLASKDDKIVAVTAAMPDGTGLDKFMARYASRCFDVGIAEQHAVTFCAGLAAGGMKPFCALYSTFLQRGYDQVVHDVAIQRLPVRFAIDRAGLVGADGATHAGSFDVAFLANLPGMVVMAAADEAELVRMVVTAAAHDSGPIAFRFPRGEGVGVEIPVDAQPLEIGKGRMIREGKRVAILSFGTRLQEVEQAAEALGARGITPTIADARFAKPLDRDLILQLAADHEALITIEEGAVGGFGSHVAQLLSDAGVFDSGLKFRSMVLPDTFIDQSSPADMYATAGLNASDIEAKVLAVLGVGVIGKRA
- a CDS encoding ion transporter; amino-acid sequence: MTLRTTLAHLLDRPAVTRSIVAIIVLNAILLGLETSDAIMAAAGPLIIALDTACLAVFVVEIAAKLYVQRGAFFRNGWNVFDFLVVGIALVPAGKGLSVLRALRVLRALRVISAAPALRRVVEGFVSALPGMASVFLLMGIIFYIASVMATQLFGAAFPEWFGTLAHSAYSLFQIMTLESWSMGIVRPVMEQFPYAWAFFIPFILITTFAVVNLLVGLIVNAMQDAHAEEGNAATETYRDEVMARLIAIERRLEDRAPPTGARNSES